Proteins co-encoded in one Armatimonadota bacterium genomic window:
- a CDS encoding ABC transporter substrate-binding protein — translation MDGREGMTPRGTPRVVASLALALLVAAVVPQSAPAQANRVLVYAIVQQEEAARLVSLFRERTGLAAEFVRGSGGTIVTRVIAERPNPRADVVLGGASNLHLAMKAAGALLPYVSPITAAVPRTARDPVGYWTGFYYTALGFGVNVDRFKRKFGARPLPTSWEELADRAFRGEIVMTDPVASSTAYLFLSGMLQLLGPEKGWQYFDRLVPNVAQFPSSGSAPPRMLGAGEYAIGISFVHSFGRVIEQGFPVKLVIPEPTPGEVGAVSIIAGGPNPEGARRFVEFMMSREAQQAYTDLSYTTPVRTDVKLPPGAVPRHQIKLMKYDPEAAARDRDAILREWTRRFGAR, via the coding sequence ATGGACGGTAGGGAGGGTATGACGCCGCGGGGCACCCCGCGCGTCGTCGCGAGCCTGGCACTCGCGCTGCTCGTCGCCGCGGTCGTGCCGCAGTCGGCGCCGGCCCAGGCCAACCGGGTGCTGGTCTACGCCATCGTGCAGCAGGAGGAGGCTGCCAGGCTGGTGAGTCTGTTCCGCGAGCGGACCGGGCTGGCGGCCGAGTTCGTCCGCGGCTCGGGCGGTACCATCGTGACGCGGGTCATCGCCGAGCGGCCGAACCCGCGGGCCGACGTCGTGCTGGGCGGCGCCAGCAACCTGCACCTGGCGATGAAGGCCGCGGGCGCGCTGCTCCCCTACGTGTCCCCGATCACCGCCGCCGTGCCGCGCACCGCCCGCGACCCCGTGGGGTACTGGACCGGGTTCTACTACACCGCCCTGGGGTTCGGCGTCAACGTCGACCGGTTCAAGCGCAAGTTCGGCGCGCGGCCGCTGCCGACCTCATGGGAGGAGCTCGCCGACCGCGCGTTCCGCGGCGAGATCGTCATGACCGATCCGGTGGCCTCGTCCACTGCCTACCTGTTCCTGTCGGGCATGCTGCAGCTGCTGGGGCCGGAGAAGGGTTGGCAGTACTTCGACCGTCTGGTGCCCAACGTGGCGCAGTTCCCCTCCAGCGGCTCGGCGCCGCCCCGCATGCTGGGGGCGGGCGAGTACGCCATCGGGATCTCGTTCGTGCACTCGTTCGGCCGCGTGATCGAGCAGGGCTTCCCGGTCAAGCTGGTGATCCCCGAGCCGACGCCGGGTGAGGTGGGCGCCGTGTCCATCATCGCCGGCGGGCCCAACCCCGAGGGCGCCCGCCGGTTCGTGGAGTTCATGATGAGCCGCGAGGCCCAGCAGGCCTACACCGATCTCTCGTACACGACGCCCGTGCGCACCGACGTGAAACTGCCACCCGGCGCGGTGCCCCGCCACCAGATCAAGCTCATGAAGTACGATCCGGAGGCCGCGGCCCGCGACCGCGACGCCATCCTCAGGGAGTGGACTCGCCGTTTCGGCGCGCGATAG
- a CDS encoding iron ABC transporter permease, producing MVVVAAATRQGPMTVRARGDPAVWVTYGLAAAFLGLFVVYPLVRVAATPGWAQWHDLLTNPRWRVVLGNTALMVVLSTTTATALGFAFAYGVLRAQIPGAGLFRLLALAPLVTPPFVGGLSFIFLFGRQGLVTYRLLGQEVNIYGWPGVWLAQTMAFFPVAYLAIGTVLRRISPTLEQAARALGAGPWHVFRTVVVPLAAPGIGAGALLVAIHVLADFGNPALIGGRFRVLATEAYAQVAGWADYRMAAVLGIVLFLPTLALFLVQRRLERVPVVTVVGRGATLPGVRPAGWVRAGLCGICGLTSLLMVAKYAVIFLGAFSRVWGYDHALTVRNFAYVVLATREFGNSVRFAAVAAVGAAVLATVLAYLVHRRALPLARVLDAVTLLPAAVPGTLLGVAYVLAFNAPPLALAGGGAIIVLSMIVRFLPVGYRSAVAALRQIDRSIEESAADLGATGLRVFWDVVLPLIRAAFSAALVYVFVRSINTLSAVVFLVSHGTGVASASILNFAEQGYWGQAAAMASSLIVLALAALGALRLLLGGRVRLFEL from the coding sequence GTGGTCGTGGTCGCGGCCGCGACGCGCCAGGGGCCGATGACCGTCCGTGCGCGCGGCGATCCGGCGGTGTGGGTGACCTATGGGCTCGCCGCCGCGTTCCTGGGCCTCTTCGTGGTCTACCCCCTGGTCCGGGTGGCCGCCACCCCGGGATGGGCGCAGTGGCACGACCTTCTGACCAACCCCCGGTGGCGCGTGGTGCTGGGCAACACTGCCCTCATGGTCGTCCTCTCCACGACGACGGCCACGGCGCTGGGATTCGCGTTCGCCTACGGGGTGCTGCGCGCGCAGATCCCCGGGGCGGGCCTCTTCCGCCTGCTGGCGCTGGCCCCGCTGGTGACGCCGCCGTTCGTGGGCGGGTTGAGCTTCATCTTCCTGTTCGGGCGCCAGGGCCTGGTCACGTACCGGTTGCTCGGGCAGGAGGTCAACATCTACGGCTGGCCCGGGGTCTGGCTCGCCCAGACCATGGCCTTCTTTCCCGTCGCCTACCTGGCGATCGGCACCGTGCTCCGGCGCATCAGCCCCACGCTGGAACAGGCCGCGCGGGCGCTCGGCGCCGGGCCCTGGCACGTCTTTCGCACGGTCGTGGTACCCCTGGCCGCACCGGGCATCGGCGCCGGCGCCCTGCTGGTGGCGATCCACGTGCTGGCCGACTTCGGCAACCCGGCGCTGATCGGCGGGCGGTTCCGCGTGCTGGCCACGGAGGCCTACGCGCAGGTGGCGGGGTGGGCCGACTACCGCATGGCCGCGGTCCTGGGCATCGTGCTGTTCCTGCCCACGCTGGCCCTGTTTCTGGTGCAGCGCCGGCTGGAGCGGGTGCCGGTGGTGACCGTCGTGGGGCGGGGCGCGACGCTGCCCGGGGTGCGGCCGGCGGGGTGGGTGCGCGCGGGCCTGTGCGGGATCTGCGGCCTGACCTCGCTGCTGATGGTGGCGAAGTATGCGGTGATCTTCCTGGGGGCGTTCAGCCGCGTGTGGGGGTACGATCACGCCCTGACCGTCCGCAACTTCGCCTACGTGGTGCTCGCCACCCGCGAGTTCGGCAACAGCGTGCGCTTCGCGGCCGTGGCGGCGGTCGGGGCCGCGGTGCTGGCCACGGTACTGGCCTACTTGGTGCACCGGCGGGCGCTGCCACTGGCGCGCGTCCTCGACGCGGTGACCCTGCTGCCCGCGGCGGTGCCCGGCACGCTGCTGGGGGTCGCCTACGTGCTGGCGTTCAACGCGCCGCCACTGGCGCTGGCCGGCGGCGGGGCCATCATCGTGCTCAGCATGATCGTGCGGTTCCTGCCCGTCGGGTACCGCTCGGCCGTGGCCGCGTTGCGGCAGATCGATCGCTCCATCGAGGAGAGCGCGGCCGACCTGGGGGCGACCGGCCTGCGCGTCTTCTGGGACGTCGTCCTGCCGCTGATCCGCGCCGCGTTCTCCGCGGCCCTGGTGTACGTCTTCGTGCGCAGCATCAACACCCTGAGCGCCGTGGTCTTCCTGGTGTCGCACGGCACGGGCGTTGCCTCGGCGTCGATCCTCAACTTCGCCGAGCAGGGGTACTGGGGGCAGGCCGCCGCCATGGCCAGCAGCCTGATCGTGCTGGCCCTGGCCGCGCTGGGCGCGTTGCGCCTGCTCCTGGGCGGGCGCGTGCGGCTGTTCGAACTGTGA
- a CDS encoding amino acid ABC transporter permease, with the protein MPWWVLVLLVAGLGVALQVATSAVYRETLRFLWDGVLLTLHLSVAAFALALVVGLIAGLARLSAHPVLYTAATLYVEVVRGVPLLVLLIYIAFVAAPVASDVLAGLAQALGLPGLARWLAAVIRSDVNRAVLGLGIGYGAYLAEVYRAGIQAIPRGQVEAARSLGMTSGQAMRLVVLPQAVRIVLPPLGNDFIALLKDSALASAIAVPELTQAGRLLSARTFRAFETYNMVALLYLLMTLAGSAGVRLLERWAKTGR; encoded by the coding sequence GTGCCGTGGTGGGTGCTCGTCCTGCTGGTCGCGGGGCTGGGGGTCGCGCTCCAGGTGGCCACGTCCGCCGTCTACCGCGAGACGCTGCGGTTCCTCTGGGACGGCGTCCTGCTCACGCTCCACCTGTCGGTGGCCGCGTTCGCGCTGGCGCTGGTGGTGGGGCTCATCGCCGGCCTGGCACGCCTGTCGGCGCACCCGGTGCTGTACACCGCGGCCACCCTCTACGTCGAGGTCGTGCGGGGCGTCCCGCTGCTGGTCCTGCTGATCTACATCGCGTTCGTGGCGGCGCCGGTGGCTTCCGACGTCCTGGCGGGTCTGGCGCAGGCCCTCGGCCTGCCGGGGCTGGCGCGCTGGCTCGCCGCGGTCATCCGGAGTGACGTCAACCGCGCCGTGCTCGGGCTGGGCATCGGGTACGGCGCGTACCTGGCGGAAGTCTACCGGGCCGGCATCCAGGCGATCCCGCGGGGCCAGGTGGAGGCAGCACGGTCGCTGGGGATGACCTCCGGGCAGGCGATGCGCCTGGTGGTGTTGCCCCAGGCCGTGCGGATCGTCCTCCCGCCGCTGGGCAACGACTTCATCGCCCTGCTGAAGGACTCGGCGCTGGCGTCGGCCATCGCGGTGCCAGAGCTGACGCAGGCGGGGCGCCTGCTGTCGGCCCGCACGTTCCGGGCGTTCGAGACCTACAACATGGTGGCGTTACTCTACCTGCTGATGACGCTGGCGGGGTCGGCGGGCGTCCGGCTGCTGGAGCGATGGGCGAAGACCGGCCGGTAA
- a CDS encoding MarC family protein yields the protein MSNSDPMAGDDLRFGLSALATLLAMVDPVGTVPFFLSLAPATPDGRRTVARRACLAAAGIMFFFAIVGQPLLRLLRISIPAFQIAGGVLLFLIAVDMLFARRSGARETAEEEADILARRQDVSIFPLAIPLISGPGTITAVVILVGQASADLQRLGLVAVAIVLTMLVQWLVLLGAEPLLRGLGVTGVHVSSRVMGTLLSALAVQMILDGARAAGVIG from the coding sequence TTGTCTAACAGCGATCCCATGGCCGGTGACGACCTGCGCTTCGGCCTCTCCGCTCTGGCCACGCTGTTGGCGATGGTGGATCCGGTGGGTACGGTGCCGTTCTTCCTGAGCCTGGCCCCGGCGACGCCTGACGGCCGGCGAACCGTGGCAAGACGCGCGTGCCTGGCCGCGGCGGGCATCATGTTCTTCTTCGCGATCGTAGGCCAGCCACTGCTGCGGTTGCTGCGGATCTCGATTCCGGCGTTCCAGATCGCGGGCGGCGTGCTGCTCTTCCTCATCGCCGTGGACATGCTCTTCGCCCGACGTTCCGGAGCCCGCGAGACCGCCGAGGAAGAAGCCGATATTCTGGCTCGCCGCCAGGACGTCAGCATCTTCCCCCTGGCCATCCCCCTGATCAGCGGCCCGGGAACCATCACTGCGGTGGTGATCCTGGTCGGGCAGGCCAGCGCCGACCTGCAGCGGCTGGGGCTCGTGGCAGTGGCCATCGTCCTCACCATGCTCGTCCAGTGGCTGGTCCTGCTGGGCGCCGAGCCGCTCCTGCGCGGGCTGGGGGTCACGGGCGTGCACGTCTCCAGCCGGGTAATGGGGACTCTGCTGTCGGCCCTGGCGGTGCAGATGATCCTCGACGGCGCACGGGCGGCCGGCGTCATTGGATGA
- a CDS encoding D-glycerate dehydrogenase, with the protein MARPRVYVTRRLPAPAMERLAAAVEVATWPDDDYPPPRDVLVREAAASDGLIVLVTDRIDGALLDAAPRVRVVSNVAVGYDNIDVPAATARGVVVTNTPGVLTETTADFAFALLLAAARRVAEADRFTRAGRWTSWGPLFFAGLDVHGRTLGLVGLGRIGTAVARRARGFDMPVLYYSRTRKPDVERALGLEYASLDDLLQRADFVSIHVPLSAQTRHLIGAAQLRLMKPTAILVNTSRGAVVDQRALYDALVRRQIWAAGLDVFEEEPIAPDDPLLTLENVVVAPHIGSATVATRTQMALMAVENCLAVLDDRPPPHPVNPEVWARRRERRTEP; encoded by the coding sequence ATGGCGCGTCCACGAGTCTACGTCACACGGCGCCTGCCGGCGCCGGCGATGGAACGGCTGGCAGCGGCGGTGGAGGTGGCGACGTGGCCCGACGACGACTACCCGCCGCCGCGCGACGTGTTGGTCCGGGAGGCCGCGGCGTCCGACGGGCTGATCGTTCTCGTCACCGACCGCATCGATGGCGCGCTGCTCGATGCCGCGCCCCGGGTGCGCGTGGTGAGCAACGTCGCCGTCGGCTACGACAACATCGACGTGCCGGCGGCCACGGCGCGGGGCGTGGTGGTGACCAACACGCCCGGCGTGCTCACCGAGACCACGGCCGACTTCGCGTTCGCCCTGCTGCTGGCCGCGGCCCGACGGGTGGCCGAGGCCGATCGCTTCACCCGGGCCGGCCGCTGGACGAGCTGGGGCCCGCTGTTCTTCGCCGGGCTGGACGTCCACGGGCGGACCCTGGGGCTCGTGGGGCTCGGCCGCATCGGGACCGCGGTGGCGCGGCGCGCGCGCGGGTTCGACATGCCCGTGCTCTACTACAGCCGCACCCGCAAGCCCGACGTGGAGCGCGCGCTGGGGCTGGAGTACGCATCGCTGGACGACCTGCTGCAGCGTGCCGATTTCGTCAGCATCCACGTGCCGCTGTCGGCGCAGACCCGTCACCTGATCGGGGCGGCGCAGCTGCGCCTGATGAAGCCCACGGCCATCCTGGTCAACACGTCACGGGGCGCGGTGGTCGACCAGCGCGCCCTCTACGACGCGCTGGTCCGCCGCCAGATCTGGGCCGCCGGCCTGGACGTCTTCGAGGAGGAGCCCATCGCGCCCGACGACCCGCTGCTGACCCTGGAGAACGTCGTGGTCGCGCCGCACATCGGCAGCGCCACGGTGGCGACCCGCACACAGATGGCCCTGATGGCCGTGGAGAACTGCCTGGCGGTACTCGACGACCGGCCACCGCCCCATCCGGTGAACCCCGAGGTGTGGGCGCGGCGCCGGGAGAGGAGGACGGAGCCATGA
- a CDS encoding LLM class flavin-dependent oxidoreductase yields MGEDRPVTRPSGPDVTQGAASPTHGGRATSPQPGRALAPRSRAHAGGQRPKGTGLVLRDLLPPAGPRELLPVRTLVDLAVLADRLGYDSLWVPEGRGRELCSLLGAMARATRRVRLATGIMPIFSRPPALAAMAAATLADLTAGRFVLGLGTGHPSIVEDGYDQAYRRPLDAMREYVEIVRRALRGDRVATSGQVFRVRDFQLEAPPSHPVPIYVAALGEQMLQLAGQVADGVILNWMGPARAAWAAERARRAARDAGRDPNVVTVVCFVRAAVTQTPEVAWRVLRRLVATYAVMPAYSQMFAAAGYAGEMAAVEGAWARGGVDAAAAALSAELVAELGAVGDAAACRARFDAYRAAGVDVVAAYPFPFGADAAASLRETVDALAPRQAPRS; encoded by the coding sequence ATGGGCGAAGACCGGCCGGTAACCCGCCCCAGCGGGCCGGATGTCACGCAGGGGGCCGCGTCACCCACCCACGGTGGCCGGGCCACGTCGCCGCAGCCCGGGCGCGCGCTGGCGCCCCGCAGCCGGGCCCACGCAGGCGGGCAGCGCCCAAAGGGGACGGGCCTGGTCCTGCGCGACCTGTTGCCGCCGGCGGGGCCACGCGAGCTGCTGCCCGTGCGGACGCTGGTCGACCTCGCTGTCCTCGCCGACCGGCTGGGGTACGACAGCCTGTGGGTGCCGGAAGGCCGCGGGCGCGAGCTGTGCAGCCTGCTGGGCGCCATGGCCCGCGCGACGCGCCGCGTGCGTCTGGCCACCGGCATCATGCCGATCTTCTCGCGCCCGCCGGCGCTGGCGGCCATGGCCGCCGCGACGCTTGCCGACCTCACGGCCGGGCGGTTCGTGTTGGGGCTGGGCACCGGTCACCCGAGCATCGTCGAGGACGGGTACGACCAGGCCTACCGCCGGCCGCTGGACGCGATGCGCGAGTACGTGGAGATCGTGCGCCGCGCCCTGCGCGGGGACCGCGTGGCCACCAGCGGCCAGGTCTTCCGCGTGCGCGACTTCCAGCTGGAAGCGCCACCGTCCCACCCGGTGCCGATCTACGTCGCCGCGCTCGGCGAGCAGATGCTGCAGCTGGCGGGGCAGGTCGCCGACGGGGTGATCTTGAACTGGATGGGCCCTGCCCGCGCCGCCTGGGCGGCCGAGCGTGCACGCCGCGCCGCCCGGGATGCCGGCCGGGATCCGAATGTCGTCACGGTCGTCTGCTTCGTGCGCGCGGCGGTCACGCAGACACCGGAGGTGGCGTGGCGGGTGCTGCGCCGTCTGGTGGCCACCTACGCCGTCATGCCCGCCTACAGCCAGATGTTCGCCGCCGCGGGCTACGCCGGCGAGATGGCCGCGGTGGAAGGGGCGTGGGCCCGTGGCGGGGTGGACGCCGCGGCCGCAGCGCTGTCGGCGGAGTTGGTGGCCGAGCTGGGCGCGGTCGGAGACGCCGCCGCCTGTCGGGCGCGCTTCGATGCGTACCGCGCGGCCGGTGTGGACGTCGTCGCGGCGTACCCGTTTCCGTTCGGGGCCGACGCCGCGGCGTCGCTGCGCGAGACGGTGGACGCGCTGGCACCCCGGCAGGCCCCGCGGTCGTGA
- a CDS encoding class I adenylate-forming enzyme family protein, with product MSPDPIVDAIAQCAARAPWRPAVTDGTVTLTYGELWAESDVCAEVLARGGVRAGEAVGILLPNCARFVTALLAIARLRAVALLLPTTLTPAELHRYAVLAGAHVVLTGPSHRAVVLEAGGQPVAAAADLLLYTYTVDAPAARGVGPDDFIVQLTSGADRPSKLAVRTRAAVWDEIDAFADAIGLTARETTLVLPSIFHSYGLIGGTLAPLCRGGRVVLHDNFDPQVVLQAIRRERPTIVFAVPVMYRHLVRAPQAQGADLSSVRLCFSAGAPLPGDVDAAFARRFGCRISQNYGSTEAGVIALRQTWAPHLQHSVGRPVRGRTVTVVDDRGRALPPGQRGEVVVCSAAVARGYLGDAPGAPVLLPGRFHTGDLGWVDDDGYLFLAGRKSSLIHLTEGTVDPAAIEAVIASLPAVRDVAVVGVPGPGGSEQIKAVVVADDVGPEQILRYCRHRLPTTQLPAIVELRDAIPRTPAGKVVRRLLR from the coding sequence ATGAGCCCCGACCCCATCGTCGACGCGATCGCCCAATGCGCCGCGCGCGCCCCCTGGCGGCCGGCCGTCACGGATGGCACCGTCACCCTCACGTACGGCGAGCTGTGGGCGGAGAGCGACGTCTGCGCCGAGGTCCTGGCCCGAGGCGGGGTGCGGGCGGGCGAGGCCGTGGGCATCCTGCTGCCGAACTGCGCGCGGTTCGTGACCGCGCTGCTGGCCATCGCGCGGCTGCGCGCCGTGGCCCTGCTCTTGCCCACCACGCTGACACCGGCCGAACTGCACCGGTATGCGGTGCTCGCGGGCGCGCACGTGGTCCTAACCGGCCCGTCGCATCGCGCCGTGGTGCTGGAGGCAGGGGGCCAGCCCGTCGCCGCGGCTGCGGATCTCCTCCTGTATACGTATACGGTCGATGCGCCCGCGGCCCGCGGGGTGGGCCCGGACGACTTCATCGTGCAACTCACGTCGGGCGCCGACCGGCCCTCGAAGCTGGCGGTCCGGACACGCGCGGCGGTGTGGGACGAAATCGACGCGTTCGCCGACGCGATCGGGCTCACCGCGCGCGAGACGACGCTGGTGCTGCCATCGATCTTCCACTCCTACGGGCTGATCGGCGGCACGCTGGCCCCGCTGTGCCGGGGCGGGCGCGTCGTCCTGCACGACAACTTCGACCCGCAGGTTGTGCTCCAGGCGATCCGGCGCGAGCGCCCGACGATCGTGTTCGCCGTCCCCGTCATGTACCGACACCTTGTCCGGGCCCCCCAGGCGCAGGGGGCAGACCTGTCCTCTGTGCGCCTGTGCTTCAGCGCGGGCGCGCCGCTGCCTGGCGACGTCGACGCGGCATTCGCCCGACGCTTCGGTTGCAGGATCTCCCAGAACTACGGGTCCACCGAGGCAGGCGTGATCGCGCTCCGGCAGACCTGGGCCCCCCACCTGCAGCACTCCGTCGGCCGACCGGTCCGCGGCCGCACCGTCACCGTGGTCGACGACCGTGGCCGCGCGCTGCCGCCGGGGCAGCGGGGCGAGGTCGTCGTCTGCTCGGCGGCGGTGGCGCGTGGGTACCTCGGCGACGCCCCGGGCGCTCCGGTACTCCTCCCGGGGCGCTTCCACACCGGTGACCTCGGGTGGGTGGACGACGACGGGTACCTCTTCCTGGCCGGCCGCAAGAGCAGCCTGATCCATCTGACCGAGGGCACGGTCGACCCGGCCGCCATCGAGGCCGTCATCGCCAGTCTGCCTGCGGTGCGGGACGTGGCGGTGGTGGGCGTCCCGGGCCCGGGCGGCAGCGAACAGATCAAGGCTGTCGTGGTGGCGGATGACGTGGGCCCCGAGCAGATTCTCCGGTACTGCCGTCACCGGCTGCCCACAACGCAGCTGCCGGCGATCGTGGAACTGCGCGATGCTATTCCGCGCACGCCGGCGGGCAAGGTCGTGCGGCGGCTTCTGCGGTAA
- a CDS encoding basic amino acid ABC transporter substrate-binding protein, with protein MKGRVGPYLVVLAVVVVLGLYYRARQQPAPPAAPVQQQPQPAASPAAALPDLGGRELKIGSDTTYPPFEFVDENKNIVGFDPDLLAEICRRVNCKATFVTTAWDGIFVALSQGQFDAVASGVTITEERQQTVDFSQPYLTYGQVVLVRQDEAFIKGVDSLVGKTVAVQTGTTNDEKASALQKEGKVGTVRRYETFALAVQALVNRDVDAVIIDSYAADGFIALHAGQLKKVGEPFTSEALGIAIKKGDTALKDAFDAALAQMKADGTLERLYQKWFVERAPGKQ; from the coding sequence ATGAAAGGACGCGTCGGTCCCTACCTGGTGGTGCTGGCCGTGGTGGTGGTGCTGGGGTTGTACTATCGCGCCCGACAGCAGCCGGCGCCCCCGGCCGCGCCGGTGCAGCAGCAGCCGCAGCCCGCCGCGTCGCCGGCCGCGGCGTTGCCCGACCTGGGCGGCCGCGAGCTCAAGATCGGCAGCGACACGACCTATCCGCCCTTCGAGTTCGTCGACGAGAACAAGAACATCGTCGGCTTCGACCCGGACCTGCTGGCGGAGATCTGCCGGCGGGTCAACTGCAAGGCCACCTTCGTGACCACGGCCTGGGACGGCATCTTCGTCGCCCTCAGCCAGGGGCAGTTCGACGCCGTCGCCTCGGGCGTGACCATCACCGAGGAACGCCAGCAGACCGTGGACTTCTCCCAGCCCTACCTCACCTACGGCCAGGTCGTCCTGGTGCGCCAGGACGAGGCGTTCATCAAGGGCGTCGACTCGCTGGTGGGCAAGACCGTGGCCGTGCAGACCGGCACCACCAACGACGAGAAGGCCTCGGCCCTGCAGAAGGAGGGCAAGGTCGGCACCGTGCGGCGGTACGAGACGTTCGCGCTGGCCGTCCAGGCCCTCGTCAACCGCGACGTGGACGCGGTGATCATCGACTCGTACGCGGCCGATGGGTTCATCGCGTTGCACGCCGGCCAGCTCAAGAAGGTCGGGGAGCCGTTCACCAGCGAGGCGCTGGGGATCGCCATCAAGAAGGGCGACACCGCGCTGAAGGACGCCTTCGACGCCGCGCTGGCGCAGATGAAGGCCGACGGCACGCTCGAGCGTCTGTACCAGAAGTGGTTCGTCGAGCGGGCGCCGGGGAAGCAGTAG
- a CDS encoding ABC transporter ATP-binding protein — MGQAQPASAEHVRLDRVTKAFGATPAVVDVTLSVVEGTFTTLLGPSGCGKTTTLRMIAGFYDPDRGEIYVRGRPQRGVPPHRRPVSIVFQDYALFPHMTVFDNVAYGLRVRRVAPAAVRERVGAMLELLDLGGLAGRYPHELSGGQQQRVALARSLVIEPEVLLMDEPLSNLDAALRVRVRGEIRALQRRLGITTIYVTHDREEALGISDQVAVMHQGRVLQVGTPEDLYFRPGSRHVAALVGDANFLPGEVAGQRGTQLVVRVAGVEMPAAGSPPAGGTAVTVLVRPDWWTLVTPSGHDGGLYGTVHAREFRGQVTRYWVDVPALDRTVIADDATGVFRPEGSPVALVVRERLPYLVPDVP; from the coding sequence GTGGGACAGGCGCAACCGGCGAGCGCGGAGCACGTGCGGCTCGACCGCGTGACCAAGGCGTTCGGCGCTACACCGGCGGTCGTCGACGTGACGCTGTCGGTGGTCGAGGGGACGTTCACGACGCTGCTGGGCCCGTCGGGCTGCGGCAAGACCACGACGCTGCGGATGATCGCCGGGTTCTACGACCCCGACCGCGGCGAGATCTACGTCCGCGGCCGGCCCCAGCGCGGGGTGCCGCCCCACCGGCGGCCCGTCTCCATCGTCTTCCAGGACTACGCGCTGTTCCCGCACATGACCGTCTTCGACAACGTGGCCTACGGGCTGCGCGTGCGACGGGTGGCGCCCGCCGCGGTGCGGGAGCGGGTCGGCGCCATGCTGGAGCTGCTGGACCTGGGCGGGCTGGCCGGACGGTACCCGCACGAGCTGTCGGGCGGCCAGCAGCAGCGCGTGGCGCTGGCGCGGTCGCTCGTGATCGAGCCCGAGGTCCTGCTCATGGACGAACCGCTGTCCAACCTCGACGCCGCCCTGCGGGTGCGCGTGCGCGGGGAGATTCGCGCGCTGCAGCGCCGGCTGGGCATCACCACCATCTACGTGACCCACGACCGCGAGGAGGCCCTGGGCATCTCCGACCAGGTGGCGGTCATGCACCAGGGCCGGGTGCTGCAGGTGGGCACCCCCGAGGACCTGTACTTCCGTCCGGGTAGCCGGCACGTGGCAGCCCTGGTGGGCGACGCCAACTTCCTGCCGGGCGAGGTCGCGGGCCAGCGGGGGACCCAGCTGGTCGTGCGGGTCGCCGGCGTCGAGATGCCGGCCGCCGGCTCGCCCCCTGCGGGCGGCACGGCCGTGACCGTACTGGTCCGGCCCGACTGGTGGACGCTGGTTACCCCGTCGGGGCACGACGGCGGGCTGTACGGGACGGTGCACGCGCGGGAGTTTCGCGGGCAGGTCACCCGCTACTGGGTGGACGTGCCGGCGCTGGACCGCACGGTGATCGCCGACGACGCCACGGGCGTCTTCCGCCCGGAGGGCAGCCCGGTGGCGCTCGTCGTGCGGGAGCGGCTTCCCTATCTTGTACCCGACGTGCCGTGA